In the genome of Arachis stenosperma cultivar V10309 chromosome 2, arast.V10309.gnm1.PFL2, whole genome shotgun sequence, the window gccagaggcaatcctagaatgcCGACACTCAGATTGTAGAGCataaagtattaaacagaagccataaaaggtggtttactaaggatatttaaatctaacttaacttaaccttaaatctaaATTCCATTCTGCCATTCCTCCTTACCTCCAACTCCATCATGCATTTTCACAGACAACTAAACAGATAAAGGcaagcacaagaaggttacaagtactgcagataacaaatatacatttaacatggcaagtacatttaggcacacccagttaatacacaagcaagtaattcaagtaatatgcatatgatacatgcctgtcctatggctgataaggctcatctgtcggttatccagccaacccgacaagtctgaattgtccttagactgtcccccgacgtgcatccccaagagtctatgcatagctttttctcaaataatcaatattgctcaatgggggtaacattcccgggaatttatatagtgcccggtcacatttacgtcgtagggtcaacagagtatcgagttttcaacctagTACAcatggtggcaagccacggcatttgatccagggaatctcgtatctcagattattcaaattcataagccatataaataattcaattataattcatcaacattcACATTATTCTCAATTAcatctcattcatcatcatacatcaaacatattcaatccttatccttcatCATCACATCTCCCATTCCGTCCATCAATagttccaattcaaaacataatttatccttttctaaatgaattaaacttcaaacttaaaacatactcattttcttaataacttAAAATCAAACCATATACCCTTTAAGTCTAATTCTcttttaaataatcatataaacaaaatctctaacttttataaaatttcagcagcatctcctctaaaactcggactttgccacccttttcgggtccaaacctgctttcttttcaattcaacatacccttcctcatcatcataacagtcaccacaataaatctaccttagatcaacaattatactcatacaatattcaaatccaacaaccaaaattcaactaaggaTCATAATTCACTAATCCAAGGCTTCTAACACAAAATACCTCATTATCACAACAACCTCCATAATAGTTatacctcaaatcaataattcaccaaatcattagttaatcaacaagcaccaaaccaaccatgttcatcaacaataacattcaaccataattctctccaaattaatataataacattcaccatccaaaattaataattaattatccaataaacttcaaccaaatatattcatcgacaaattactaaacattaaacatacacctgcattctgacttatcctatggtcgtctagcctaagttttcatagaacattatatattaaatgcaagaaacctaaaccataccttggccgatttccacgTAACGACCAAAGCAAATTATTTAAAACCAAGGCAGCCCCTTCAAATTCAACTAATcagcttcctccaagttccaatattcacaatttcaagctccaattatttattcacaacctaatacacattcataacatatatatatgtccaatttaatactcaaagctcaaattcaaagaaaataaaataaaattatcgtatcctcaccttacccaagcttcacataagcaagaaTGAACatttttctcaagctaattagatcctaaaacatcagaaatcaaagaaattcaacatctcttctaattatttaaaaattgagAGAAAAGAGTGGCTGGAAGTGATTAATGGCTTACCAAAGAAATTATTCCAGTAGAAACGTAGAGCTCGACGcagtgaacgcgtggccgcaaacggtacGGTGATCGGAGCTCGGACAGAGAAGTTACGGGAGCGGGAACTCACCGTAACCCTTACGGGAATGTTTTCCCTTCTTTTCCTCCCCTGGAGCGCTGCTGCCTCTGCTGCGTTTTATGAAGGAAATGGGCTTCAAGCTCATTTAATATGTTCGTCCGGTTGGACCGATGGCCCGGTTTGGGTCCGGTTTAACCGGTTCAGTCCGTTCGGTTTAATCTTGGACCGATTTCTTTAAAATTgatgtcaaaattctcgtttcgatgagctctatcctaatttgatataatattcacatttctaatcctccttattaaaaattaatttattgactaattatttactaatttaaccggggtttacatcctacctacctaataaagaattttgccctcaaaattcaaatctagtTACCTGAAAAGAGATGTGGATAGTCCTTTCGCATATTTGATTCGAGCTCCCAGGTATGTTCCTCGATACCAGCTCGACTCTAAGCTACTTTTACCAATAATACTTCTCTTCCTCGTAATCGTTTAACCTTGGTGTCATCAATTCTTACCGGGGCTACTGGAAGTGTTAGATCTTCTCTCACTTGGATTGGTTCTGGTTCCAGAACATGACTTGCATCAGGAGTATATTTCCAAAGCTGTGATACATGAAATACGTCGTGCAAATTCTAAAGATACGGTGGTAAGGCAATTCTATAAGCCACTGGCTCAATTCTCTTTAGAATTTCAAAAGGTCCAATATAATGGGAATTTAGTTTCTTAGTCTTAATGGTTCTTCCCACTACAGTGGTTAGTGTAACTTTCAAAAAGACATGTTCCCCTTCTTCGAACTCTAAaagctttcgcctctgatcagCATAGCTCTTTTGGCGGCTCTGGGCTATAAGCATTCGACTACGAATCTTCTTTATCTGTTCAGTCGTTTCAGCTATCACCTCAGGCCCTAATAAACTCTTTTCTCCAGTTTCATACCAACACAAtggagattgacattttctgCCATACAGAGCCTCATAAagagccattccaatgctcgcatgatagcTATTATTATAAGCAAATTCTATTAAtagcatataccgatcccagcCCGCTGGCTGATCCAAAACACAAGCCCTTAGCATATCTTCCAAGGTCTGAATAGTTATCTCTGATTGACCATCTGTCTGAGGGTGATACGCATTACTCAAACTTAACTGAGTTTCAAATGCACGCTAAAAAGCTTCCCAGAACCTTGATATAAAACGAGGATCTCTGTCAGATATAATGATAGAAGGCACGCCGTGCAATCTGACAATCTCTTTAATATACATTCGAGCCAATTCTTCCATTGGACAACTTATTCGAATGGAAAGAAAGTGAGCTGATTTTGTCAGTCGATCTACAACCACCCAAATAGCGTCACAACCAGATCAGGTCCTAGGCAAACCTATCACAAAATCTATTGCAATACTCTCCcatttccattgtggaatctctaaaggctGAAGGATTCCAGATGGTTTCTGATGCTCAATCTTAACCTTCTGACACGTTAAACATTTAGATACATGCAATGCCACATCATTCCTCATCCCTGGCCACCAGAACATCGCTTTCAGATCTTGATATATTTTGGTACTCCCTGGATGAATTGAGAATCCGTTCTTATGAGCTTCCTTCAACATACTTTGTCGCAGGTCTCCAACATTAGGCACAATAATCCGGTTCTTGAACCTCCATAAACCATCCTGACCTTCTGACACTCTCCACTGCTTCCCCTGTTCAACTGCTGGTAATACCTTATGTAATGCTTCACTATCTCGATGAGCCTTCAAAAGTTCTGATTTAAAATCACTTGAAATCTGCAACTGACTCAAACATAGAATTCCAAATTCTTCTCTAACTCCCAAATTCAAACTTTGAAATGCTTTCAGTAACTCTTCCTCCCgtagcatcatccaagctgcatATAAAGACTTCCGACTCAAAGCGTCCGCCACAACGTTCGCTTTTCCTGGAtgataattcaattcaaaatcataatctTTCAGAAGCTCTATCCATCTCCTCTGACGCATATTCAACTCTTTCTGCTCAAAAGGATACTTCAAACTCTTATGGTCTGAGAAAACATGAAACTTAATGCCATAAAGATAATGCCTCCAAATCTTTTAAAGCAAACACAACAGCAGTAAGTTCCAAATCATGTGTCGGATAGTTCATTTCATGCGGCCTTAATTGCCGTGAGGCGTATGCTACAACATTCTGGTGCTGCATTAGAATGCACCCcaaacctttcagagatgcatcaCAATACACTTCAAACGGTTCACTTGGTTCAGGTAATACCAAtacaggtgcagtagtcaacctGTGCTTCAATGCTTGGAAACTCTCTTCACATTCCGGAGTCCAGATAAAAAGCGTATCCTTTCTAGTCAATTTAGTTATAGGTAAGGCGAGCTGTGAAAATCCCTTAATGAATCTGCGATAATACCCTGCCAAACCTAggaaactccttatctctgtcaCTGAAGTTGGTCGCTCCCAATTCATCACTGCTTCCATCTTAGCAGGATCCATAGTTATTCCCtgcttactcaccacgtggccgagaaacttcacctcactcttccagaACTCGCATTTAGATAACTTAGCGTACAACTTTCTGTCTCTCAGAATTTGCAGTATAGTTCGCAAGTGATCAGCATTCTCCTCTTCAGTCTTAGAATAAACAAGAAtatcatcaatgaagacaataTCAAACATGTCCAGATACAGTCGGAAAATCCTGTTAATATAATCCATAAATACTGTCGGGGCATTAGTTAACCCAAAAGACATCACTGTATACTCATAATGACCATAACGCGTCCTGAAAGCAGTTTTCGGAATATCCTCGTCTCTAACTTATATCTGATGATAACTGGATTGCAGGTCAATCTTAGAAAACATACCGACACCCTGTAACTGATCCATTAGATCATCGTTCTAGGCAACAGATATTTATTCTTCACAGTGATCTTATTCAATTGCCGATAGTCGACACACAgtcgcatactcccatccttttTCTTTACCAGTAACACTGGCGCTCCCCACAGAGAAACCCTTGGTCGGATAAAATGCTTACCCAAAAGATCTTCCAGCTGAGCCTTCAGTTCAACCATTTCTAAatgtgacatcctataaggagtaATTGAAATCGGACCGACTCCAGGCACCAACTCAATTGCGAATTCCACTTCCAGGTTAGGTGGAAATTTATTAATATCATCCGGAAACACATCTAAAAATTCACATACAACCAGAATCTGCTCTAAACTCTGATCATCACCTGATACTCCTGCAGTTAATAACATAATACCCTGACATTCAGTTCCAGAACAGTTTACTATCATAGAATTTAAATAGTAACTATTTACCACAATTGGTGCTTCTGACCCTTCCGGCATAAACTGTACTGACTTCTCAGAACAATCAAGCAAAATATGATTCTTAAATAACCAATCTCCCGACTATCACAGCGCCACCTGCCTGCAGGATACATCGTGTCCCCTGTCACCAATACTGAGCCTTACCTTGCAGTTGATAAGTTCCAAATTCAACTCATTGCTCCTTAGGAACCTATTGGGCCTCCAATGCCCGTTCCATAGCTTGAATCTAATTATCTGTGTCAGTGGAATTTGAGGTTCTCCAAAAAGTCAGAGGGTAAACTTTCAAAAATATAGCAAGTGTCATAGAATTGTCCTCATCATTATTGTTCCCATGATTACTCTGATTTATTTGGTTACCCAGCACCTCAGCTGTTGCCTGCATAGCTGCAGCCATATTTCCCAAGGCAGCCATAAAGTCTACTAGATCATTTCCTGCCAAACCAGGAGTAACGGTGCCTATCCTACCTCTACCTCACCTGCGACCGCGTCCGCGAGTCGACATCTGGTCCTTATACACACTAAACaagtgatattaagttgatcagtctaaATATCGCAAGTCTAATGCTTTAagttccaaatgcatgctcacaAACGTTTATGCCATATATATCAGtcagatatcctaatagcacataaacacatatacagagaatgcacagaagtaTAATCAGTCCGTCtttcaggctctataggaacgaactgctctgataccataatgtaacaccctaccacactaagctttacgcttaagtcgtaaaacagaggtggtgtggtgttacgacctctaaaataaaatgagtacatataatagcagaagaattataatatactaggagccttgaagaatagaggaaataaAAATTGCGAAtataaaagcgcaacgctcgaGAAATGAGTTAACTTGCATGCTAAGAAAGCCACAGCTGTCAAGTGTAAAGTAACCCAAAATAGAAACAGAGagtcaaagatacaaaataacgagctcctgactcagcctgctggtgcacgaaattgcaataacacttttgcaatcccgcacaactaaccagcaagtgcactgggtcgtccaagtaataccttgcgtgagcaagggtcgatcccacggagattgtcggcttgaatcaagctatggttatcttgtaaatcttagtcaggagatcagaaattatcaggattgattgtaaaaagcaaaaggacatgaaatggttacgtgtactgcagtaatggagaatgggttgaggtttggagatgctccatcttctgaatctctgctttcctactgtcttcttcatcaaacacgcaggtctccttccatggcaagctcgtatagggtttcgctgttgtcagcagctacctcccatccgcgcagtgaaagctaatgcacacactctgttaCAGTGCTgtcaatcaccggtttggttccctcccctaccggaatagaatcactcttttgcgtctgtcactaacgcccagtaggttacaggtttgaagcacgtcacagtcattcaatcattgaatcctactcagaataccacagacaaggtttagaccttccggattctcttgaatgctgccatcaggtcctgcctataccacgaagattccgattaaagaacccaagagataactactcaatctaagatagaacagaggtggttgtcaggcacgtgttcatagttgagaatgatgatgattgtcacggatcatcacattcatccggattaagaacaagtgttatcttagaatggaagcaagcatgattgaataagaaacagtagtaattgcattaatccatcaagacacagcaaagctcctcacccccaaccatggggtttagagactcatgctgtggaagaaaacgtgtaaaatgtcataaggttgcataaggtacggatacaatgtcaaaagatcctataagtagtaaactagtgtcctaaggtttacagaattgagtaaatgacagaaaaatccacttccgggcccacttggtgtgtgcttgggctgagcaatgaaggaatttcgtgtagagaccttttctggagttaaacgccagctttcatgccagtttgggcgtttaactccaaattttatgccagttccggcgtttaacgctggaatttctgtaggtgactttgagcgccggtttgggccatcaaatcttgggcaaagtatggactattatatattgctggaaagcccaggatgtctactttccaatgccgttgagagcgcgccaattgggcttctgtagctccagaaaatccactttgagtgcagggaggtcagaatccaacagtatctgcagtccttttcagtctcaggatcagatttttgctcagaatcctcaatttcagtcagaaaatacctgaaatcacagaaaaacacacaaactcatagtaaagtccagaaaagtgaattttaattaaaaactaataaaaatatactaaaaactaactaaaagatactaaaagcatactaaaaacaatgccaaaaagcatacaaattatccgctcatcacaacaccaaacttaaattgttgcttgtccccaagcaactgaaaatcaaaataggataaaaagaagagaatatactatagactccaaaatatcaaagaaacatagctccaattagatgagcgggactagtagctttttgcctccgaacagttttggcatctcactctatcctttgaagttcagaatgattagcatctataagaactcagaactcagatagtgttattgattctcctagttaagtgtattgattcttgaacatagccagtgtatgagtcttggctgtggcccaaagcactctgtcttccagtattaccacggatacatacatgccacagacacataattgggtgaaccttcttggattgtgactcagctttgctaaagtccccaattagaggtgtccagggttcttaagcacactcttttgccttggatcacaactttatttccttctctttttttttctttttctttttctttctctttttttttttctttttcgaaattttttttttcactgcttttcttgcttcaagaatcaatttgatgatttttcagatcctcaataacagttctctttctcctcattctttcaagagccaacaattttaacattcttaaaacaacaaattcaaaagacatatgtactgttcaagcattcattcagaaaacaaaaagtattgtcaccacatcaaactaattcaactagtttcagagataaatttcgaaaccctgtacttcttgttcttttgtgattaaagcatttttcttttaagagaggtgatggattcataggacattcatagctttaaggcatagacttaaattttattaattatgaactaagaacaagactcaaatatagataaaaataaagataggaatggaaaacaaaacaagaaaaacgaaaaaaaatttaggctcctaatgatagaggtgttcacagagttaggactcaacaaccttgattttgagaagtggatgctccctcagcttgagaggagagcctttggcgcttcatctcttggatttcacgccctgcttctcttgttccttcagcaatttgcagagcatgcaattctgattctgctgttcttccttcagttgctccatagtctcttgcagcttgttaatagatgcttctaggctggaccagtagtcaattcttgggaattcagggaggaattcatgcgccctctttttgatagagttgtcttgtacttgtccttccattgacttcttggtgattggatgctcaatgggtatgaactcatctactcccatcttcaccccagcctctttacagagcaaggaaatcaagcttggataagccaatttggcttcagtggaattcttatttgcaattgtgtagatctcacaagcaatcacatgatgaacctccacctcttttccaagcataatgcaatgaatcatcactgctctcttgatggtgacctcagaacggttgctagtgggcaatatggaacgcccaataaagtctagccaacctcttgcaattggcttgaggtctcccctcttgagttggtttgggacaccctttgaattggttatccacttagtcccagggaggcagatgtcctctagaacttgatccaaacctttatctactctcaccatcctcctattgaaggaatcaggatcatcttgtagttgaggtagtttgaagatttctcttattttgtccagatggaagtacataactttccctctgaccatggttctgtgggtatggtaagcagttccagtcattctttgcttatctgttagccacagatttgagtagaattcctgaaccatgttccttccaacctttgtctcaggattggtcagaacttcccaacctctgtttcgaatttgctcttggatctccggatattcatcttctttcagatcaaatttaacttccgggatcactgacctcagacccattattttgtgataatggtcttcatgttctttggttaagaacttctcttcattccaaagattctttggattagtctctttctttcctcttgagttggtttgttttcccttgggagccatgatcttgatagatcttagcttagtgatcacggaaaagcacaccaaacttagaggttttgcttgtcctcaagcaaaaagaaaagaaagaagagaagagagagagagagagaggaaattcgaatggtgtgaggaaggaggggtgaggaacgttcatttatagagtgggggaaggagaatttcgaaaacaaaagagagatttgaaaggaaatttgaaaagattttgaaaaaatttgagaaaagggtgagtttttgaagaagatttgagattattttgaaatagatttgaagaatggttttgatttgtgaagatttgaaagtaaatgatgaaaggttgaagtgcatttatgtagaggattatgggtaaaaagaggaaagtttgaaa includes:
- the LOC130962604 gene encoding uncharacterized mitochondrial protein AtMg00860-like; translation: MSFGLTNAPTVFMDYINRIFRLYLDMFDIVFIDDILVYSKTEEENADHLRTILQILRDRKLYAKLSKCEFWKSEVKFLGHVVSKQGITMDPAKMEAVMNWERPTSVTEIRSFLGLAGYYRRFIKGFSQLALPITKLTRKDTLFIWTPECEESFQALKHRLTTAPVLVLPEPSEPFEVYCDASLKGLGCILMQHQNVVAYASRQLRPHEMNYPTHDLELTAVVFALKDLEALSLWH